ataaaaatgtatgttgtatggtaaattttctttaaaaaaaaacaaccaagtTTAATAGCCAGATGggcatgtttgtttttggctAATCCAGCAAATGAAAAATTTTACAGATAAAAGGTACATCACCACATTAATGTTATGATTTTTGCATAAAATAGTTATGAAGTAGCcctgtttatataataatatcaccAATTGCCTAATGCAACCAGAGATAACTGCATTAAAATGACTGAtaacataaatatttttaattcccAATCTAAAGGAGTATCCATGTAGGGCTACAAAAACATGTGTATAACATGTGTCTGTAAGTTCAGACAAAATGAACTGTATTATGTTAGTGATACACTGTACACAgtgaaacaaatacacaaacacaaaatacaaagaaaaagtgATTTATTCACAGGATTAAGCAATTCAAAAtacgtaaaaaacaaacaaaaaaacccattactGTCAATGATCAGATAGACGTTACATGTTGCCTCTTTCAATACAAACTACTAAAAGGATAACAGAACGTAAAAAGGTGTGGATCATTCTCCTCTCCATGTGCAGCCGTCTGCTCCGCTGTCATACTCTCTCCAAGGCCTCCAACATGATGATGCTGTTTCCCCTGATCACCTATGAGAGACGAGACCACACAGCATTTAGGACCTCCTGAAGGTTAAACTGCTACATTTAGAGAGAACAGAGCTCCCCGATATCACCAGGCCTGACTGTGCATTCTGGCTCATTGTTAACATTCACATGGGAGGAGTTTCAGCCTGTTTTCAGTCGTCTGTCTCACCTGGAGGAACAGAAGCCCTCTGATTTTAACCCTCCCTAACGGCTATGAGGTCACCCACGCACAGACGGTGTTTATGATAAGGGGGATCTAGCCTGCACGTTATCAGAGGCGGTCAAGTGAACATTTGTGTGGACGGTAAAATGCACGATGGTGAGATTTATGCCTCATCACAAGTGTTATAATAAAACCTGCTTTTAGAGATCAATCTCGTAAGAAGGAACCAAACAGTCCTTAACTAACAGACACCAAATGTGAGCATCAGTTGAGATTTTTTGACACACAAGAGTCAGTGCGGTGGTCAGCTTAGCATTTGGACCACCAAATAAAATGCCAGAGGGAAGTGCACTCTATAGGAGGTGGAGTGATTTTGGACACAGTCCTGTTCAACATGAGTCGTTgacatttataaaagaaaaaaactcagacAAACACCAACAAAGGTACTGACCACCATGCCAATGGTGTTTTGTTGTCCTCCTGGGCCCATCTCCAGAGAGTCATCCACCACCAGGTTCATGAAGGGGTCGAACCCGCGCAGGATACCCTGCACATGTCTGCCTCCATTCAGCTTCACTGAAAGGACAAAAGAAGGCAGTCATGTACCCTGTGTGTCAGGTTTTTATTAGTGTTCTTTTCACTGTTTGCTTTCACAGTATGTTCAACTGAGATTCCCTGATCCAGTTCAAACACTAcggaaaaatatataatagcaATTATTATGTCTGATTGCAATTACGATATACTCTGCCATCAAACAAGCTATGataaggacatttttttgtgtggaatATGATGAGTAGGCAAAGACATTTCTGTAGCACCATAATATTTAATGTAACATGATATTTTGACAAAGTTCGCCTTTAACAAGCGATTAGAAAATGACAGGAAGCCATACTGAGATTTCAGTAAGTGCAGTCCTTAAGCCTAGGCaactttttattcatattaagTTTGAAGAAGAGTTTGCTAATGCAACACGTTGCCTGTTAATATCCCAGCTTGTTATGGGcggcttcttcttctgttcttacTGGACTGTCTCTCAGAGTAGCTTTGTCTCTTTCCATTTCACCTGTACTCAACCACACAGCTAAAACATGTTTCACGAGCGCGTGAGGGAGAGTAGGCTTGTACGTCAGCGTTTAGCTATACTCACGTGAAAGCTTCTTGTCCATGAAcctgaagaagaaacaacaaagGCTTGCGTTAGAGAGGCTCACAGCTACATAGCTACATAGATAGCAGTTAGAGAGGCTAGCTACTGTTAGCTAGTTACCGGTGCAAACAATGTAGTGGTGTAGCTGTGCGTTTCTACAGTACAAAGCAGGTTCAACAGACACAGTAGTTTTAAACAAGCTGGACAACTTACTTCTTCAACTCTGGCGGATGTGCTTTGCTCATTTTGTTCTGTATTAACTTAAAACCGACACAGTTGCTGAGATGTTTTTACCGCTTCGAAAATCCACGGAAGGAAAACGTGCACTGAGCGTACTGAGGGAGCGGAAGACGAACCTCCATCgtggacatttttatttgctgCGGTTTCATCACAGCGCCACCGCGAGGCCAGGAGGAGGCACTGCATGTGGGGGTTTATCTTGATCAGCGGGCATATTTTAAGTATAAAAAGGGGAACAAAAGGAGATAAAGttgaatgaatatgaaatgaCGGTATCATCTGAATAGCTAATTTCCTTTCATTAATCGACATCTTCCAGAAAAATGAAAGCGTTTGACTTGTTGTATTACTGTAGATATTCTAGTGAGGCAGGAACAAGACCTaacaatttaatacaaaaatatttctgCTACATGGAGCTGGTCCAcagttcattacattttttttttttttgcttctctcCGCCAAAGACAAcgtaacattttatttgaatatggaCAAAAATACCTTTATGTAAAACATTAGATGTGGTGTGGTATATGGAAAAAATGACTGTACTCATAAAAATCACGATAAAGAATCCAGACAAAACATCTCATgagaattgttttaattatgttcATCTATTAAGACCCATGGACTAATTTACGAAAGccctcaaaaaaagaaaataataatagtggaAGCATCAAACCTATTAaattattgtttacattttcacagtaGAACTTTGAAATCAGCAACTGAAAATcctttagaaaaacaacaacctctCGTTGATCCTTGTTCATTCACCTCAGCACACCTTTCAAGCATCACAGACTTACTGAAGGGCTGCCACCAGTCTATCTGCTTGCATTGCTGGGTAATCTCACCCCAGTACTCGCCAGCTAAAAAGACAGGCCTTAATGAAAGGCATTGTACTGGATAGAACTATGACAGCCATTCAAAGTTTGATCATTTTGTGACAATAATTACCACATGTTGGAGCCTCGAAACAGCCCGTAGAAATGCtcgaaaaacaaaaacatatcgTACTTTGTGACTTTATTCATACCTTGGGCAGCAATTGCTGACACTTTGCAGTCTTGACAACATGCAACAGTGAGAATCCAGCAAGTGACACACCAGAGCTCCCACCTATCTGTCAccaaatattgtaaatattgcCAAATGTGTAAGAAAAATAACCTAAAATACAGCAGAAGACATATCTGAACTTACTCGGACAAACGATATCTCTGGCGCTGCTGTGGCTGGAACGTGCCAAGACTGTGCAGACGGCCTTGTTTCCCAAAAAGCACCTTAAAGCGAGGACCATCTCAGCTTTAAGATGTGTTTGGGAAACGAGATTCTGATGTGTACCAAACAGTGGCGTAGAGTGGATGTTCCATTTCTATTAAAGAACTACACTAGAGTTTTtgcatgttctttgttttttgtttgtttttttacttgtacGGCTGCTTATGAAAACCAACTTGCAGACACACCAGAGTGAGTCATGCATCACAGTGAACCTGTCGGCTTTATGTTTAGTCAAAGTAGTGTTATATATCTATGCTTTAATAAAGCTGAAACtgattttgaatttgaaaagtGTTCATAAGTGGTGCATACAATTTACCATGCCAACATTTGGTTCTTGCTTTGTTTGACTGTACAAGAACTACCAAATGGTCATTGTAATGGCACTCACACAAGCTGATTCACATACTGTACTGGTCGTGAAACAGGTGGCTGCCTATAATGTAGAAAGTATTGTGGGTGAGGTGGATGTGTTTTGTAATGAAATGcctaaataaaacatgcaaaaagcCTGGTGTGGTCCTTAAACAATCATTCTAGTCAACCCTTGTTATGTTGCTGTGGAGAACAATAAACCGACATggcatgtaaaaaaacaagatgtccTGAATGCTCAATCAGTGAACTGGTAAATCAACAAGAATTTCATAGAGATTTAAATCACTCTCCACTCTCTAACCCCTCAAGTGAAAAAAGGCAATTGCTGACGACATTCAAACCGGATCTCAGGCTTTGCTGGCCTGATGTGCGTAGCCCTCTGTGATGctgtcctcctccaccctgaCTCGGAGGTGCTCCTGACAGTGTTCTAGGAAAGAGTCCAGTGCGGCGAAACCCTGCTGGCAAGGCACGCAGTGGTAGAGCCTCTGTCTCTTCGAGCCCGGCCATTTACAGGTGTCCATCTCGCTTGTGCACACGCTGCACTGTCTCCTCCTCACGGAGGACTGGTGGAGCTCCACGTGCTCCCGGAGCCGcgactgcagagagaaaacctCTGCACAGGAGGGGCATGGAAACTCTCTCTCCagttcatcctcctcctcctcctccacttcagGCACTTCTCTGCATCTCCCTGGATCTGTAACTTTGTCCTCTACTTTGGCCACTTTCCTGGGCCTCCCTGGACCAGCCTTCACAGGCTTGTCTTCTGCTAAGCTgggttttactttatttgatcCATTTTCTAAGAACTCTGAGTCTTTGGTGGTAGATCCTACAGGCTGACTTTTGTTTTGGATTGTGGTGGAGCTTGATGCTGTGTGCTGTCTGTAATGTGCTCTAAGTGACAAATGATGCAAGAAGACTTTGCGGCAGATCTGACATGGATACGAGTGTACTTTCCTACGCTTGATGGTGATCGGCCTTGGTTCTGTCATAAcgtttttctctctgctgtgctTCTCTTTTCTGTGCATGTACAGCTTAGAGGTGCTCCTGAAAACCATGTCGCAAGAGCGACAGTCTAGAAgctttgttttggattttggCATTTTAATTAGATCTCCATTCACCTTGGAATTCCCTCCTTTCCTCGCTTCTCCACCAGTACCTCCTCCTTTGGTTTTATGCCCCTGTTCTGCATGGTAAGTCTGTTTGTGGCGTTGCAGCCCAACCTCTGTGCGGAACGTTGTTGAACAGACTAGGCACACACTGACAGCTCCGCTGCTGGGCCCCGGGGTGACTGAGGAATCCGAGCGGTTCAAGCCCCCTTTAGAAATTGGAGAATTATCTGGAAGGCTACTTGCATCAACTATATCTGATGGCGATGGTGGTTCATTACAACCAGCTTGCTGATGGTGCAGCAGAGCCTGCTTCTGGCTGAAGCCTCTCCCACATGGGGCACACGAATAAGCGCTACCGTCCGGGAGGCGAGGCTGGCGGTGAAGCGACGCGTCCTGCAGCCTGCCGGGATCTGAGGCTGTGCAGGAGGGGCACGGAGAACCCGGCTGTGATTCTGCAGGACAAAGCTCACATGGGGAAGAGTCATGATTGCACTTATGAAGTTGTAAGGAGGACTTCAGGGAGAACTCCTGCCCACAGGATGGACACCGGTGAGGCTTGGGtaatgtgtgtttcagttcCTGGTGATGCAACATATCTGTGGCATAAGGGAAACCCTTACCACATTCCTTACACACATACGTGGCCATGTGGGATGGCTGCTGCCTCTGGTTCTGTGTGTGCTGCTTTGGGTCAGCCCGTGCAATGAAGCTGGCGAGCCTGGACAGAGTGTCTGATGCCGTCTTGGAGCGGCTGAACGACTCCTGGGCCCTTGTAGTGCTCCAGCTGACGCCATCCATCCTCCTTCACCTagctcctctgctgctttgaagGACACAGTAGAAGTTTTGAGCATTAGCTAGGCACTCACACATGAATAAGAGCCTAAATAAAAGGCTAAGGCATTCAGCAGAgtggtttttttaaaggggtgCGTGCCTTCTTGTTAGCTTGTTCCTCTCTCTTGGTAACGTTTTACCGATTATTGCTAAAGTTAGCTAGGCTACAGTTTCAAAACAAGCAATACAGAACCTCAGgtaaataataacatgacagcTAGATGTATATTAAGTGCAAAGTCACTGCTGCCGTGGGGGCAGCTGGGCTACTCACTGTACTGCGTGACCACAGGTTAGCTTCGCgtttgctaacgttagcttgctGCGAGCTGCACTAACATGTCCTAAATGCGGCTTCCGTTGGCTAAAACACCTGACCCCGACACTCACACTGACGAGGCTCGACGGGGGGTCTTTCCAGTTGGTTAAATCCACAAGGTATGTCGCGTTAGCATCAGGTTTTGTagccaaaaacaacactgacatgGCTGCAAAAGTGAAACCGAAGTTTATGAGACGTTCACGTTACTTCTCTTGACTTGTCAGCATCACTTCCGTCGCGTCACGTGCTCATTTTAGGAAAACCTTTTGAGCTTCGACAGTAAGCGTTATGTTGAGTTAGTTTACCGATTTGTTGCtatcaaaaacataattcatttgtttttacagtaccagtcaaaagtttggacacaccttctcattcaatggtttttctttatttttattttgtagattaatattgaagacatccaaactatgaaggaacacatatggaattatgtggtaaacaaacaaatgctcaacaaaccagaatatgttttatattttagattcttcaaagtagttgaatgagaaggtgtgtccaaacttttgactggaactgtacattacattaccttcgataaattaaaacattaaaagagaTATCGAATCAAGACAAATAATCCCCCACTTTACACACTTCTACCCAAAAGCAGCAGGTCTACTGTAATATGTTTATACTTCTTCATTCAAACCAGCCCTGACTATTGAAGCCCAATAAAGAATTTGCATGTTATTGTTGCATGAACCACTCTGaaacaaaaggttttattttgtcagcttTAAGGTAATCAAATCACATTGTGAAGACATAATGACTTTTAGATAAAAACAGCATGGAGTGAACAATCAGTTGGCTCAcctgaatgataaaaaaaaaaaaaaaaaaaaaagtctttaagGCTAAAGGCATACATTCAACACCAACATTCAACATGTTTCAGATGGGTAAAACAAGGTTGATGAACACACAATTATAGCTGGCCTAAAGCAAAAACTTGCactgaataaatcaaaaatatttaaaaaaaagtatacaacAGTGTTAGGTTTTTCCTGCAATACAATTATCTCTTTCACAGACTCAATTTAAGTACCATGGTGACTTCAGGAGAACTTCATATAACGCAATGAAGTAACGTAGACCTCAATCTATGGCTGAACCCCCATATTTCAGAGGGAATTAATAATTCCTGAATATAAATTAAGACTCATGCTAACCATTAAAGATGTTTATCCATTCAATTTGTTGTGTTCTAATATCTCCACGAATCTAGTGCTCAGGAAATCCAGATTTACACTTGACTACAATTTAACAAAGCAATTGCTTCAAAAcgatcaaagaaaaaaacaaaaaacctatGGTAGAGAAATCAAAGTATCAGTGGCTAATGATTGTCATATCTTTCAATCATACGTTGTGTTATAATTATCACTGGTAATGAAGGTAAATagtaacacacatattcacacccCCCACCAAGAATGGTCACCGATACAAGTGCAAAAACCTGAACCTTAGACAAATATAAATCACAAGCATTAATGATAACAAAGCATTTATCTGTGTTACCGTACACTCTAAAAGACAACAGAACATTACAAATGCTCGTAACAAAGGCATCGTCATATAAGGTGAGCTGCACTGTGTCCACAGGACTGTCTCAAGAAGGATGGTGTGGCTAAATGTCCTTCAGTACTGAACAAGCATTGACAAGGCATctcctccattaaaaaaaaaaaaaaaaaaaaaaaaaaaaagatcttcaaCCCCATAAACAATTACTAAAATTATCCTCAACTGAGGATATCAAACATGTTGACTACCTCTATGCATATGCAGTATTTACAGTAACCACAGGTATCCAATCAGATACTTCCGGATAGTGGGTATAACGACCATTTACATCATTATGCATTAAGAAAGGAGTTTTAAAATGGTTCAGGTCAAAACAGACCTGTCGTTACTGGTCTCTATTTGTGTCAGTGATACTATGTGCCAGAATCTCCTACTAAATTTTTATTccgtaaaaaataaaataaaataaaaagtagaattATCTCAGTCAGtttcaacataaaataatcaAGCAAGGAATTTCAAAGCTACATTAACCATAAGGACTCCATCATTCCTTCTCTATCAGAGGCGGTTCAATTATAATTGTACCACtaactgaatgaatgaagatgCTGTTTTAGGATAACCAATGCCAACTGATACCAAATCAGTTTCTccacttttaaaacaaaagacaatacCTACTATTTGCTACTTTTAGGTCTAGTACCTATTACATTTCAGATCAACGTACTGGCAACCAATTGTACCGACTCACTGAAGTCGAAAATAAGGATGTTTATATGTTGATTGTACAGTGCATATTTGGTTACCCTGAACCAAAACATAAGGGACGGTCCATCTTATTTATAACAGCTTGACAGTGTCAGACTAAATAggttttaaaagagaaaataaagtatttgcCTGTTTTACATATAAGAGTTCTAAAACAACTTCCAAAACATATcttcaaaacaagaaaatagaATATGTGGACGCAATCTTCACTAAAATCATCATCCCTTTATATCACAGCGTGTTCTTCTGAGTGTACGTTTCACATGAGACAATTTATGTTGCATGACCATACGCTGTAAAAGTAAACCAAGGTAGCATATCTGTGGTTATCATACTGTAACAGTCCATTGATACAGTGCAGTCCATCCACTGCAAATAGTCTCATATTCACGGAGCTCTGTGAGAGCACCATTAACCCAAATCCACAGTGACATTCACTGGACTTCATTTTCACAGGAGAAGTTGTGGCTTGGTCAGTCTCTTCCAGGTCCCCTCAAAGACAACACATGGACGTCTGGAGTGTCTCGTGTCTAGAATACTGGGGGTCCCTCCAGTCACAGTCTGGTTTGATCTAAGGGGAGACTGTGCTTGCTGGGAGGCGGCCTCAGGCCTATCTCTTGTAGTGGCTGGGTGCGTCTGCGAACATGTACTTCAGTCTATAAGCTTCAGCCAGGAGGAGACCAACTTCCTCGTTGCCCCAGTGGATTGTGGGGAGGTTCTGCAGTAGCATGAGAAGGCCCTGTAGAGCAACAGCAatctacatttacatttacactaTTTTGGAAGGCAGATGTTAACAAAATGCACATGGAATATGGAagttcttaaagctgcattctctctactgtccatcagggggcgactcctctggttgtatagaagtctatgagaaaatgactctacttctctcttgatttattacctcagtaaacattgtaaacatgagtttatgatctcaatctctTCTTCAATATAGTTgcttttaatttcaaaatgatcacatcgtttttcttttcttccataAACTTGTCTTTACAGTAAGTATTGGTACCCCCTGTTAGtttttcaatcaatatttaGTGGTTATTTTCTCAGTTAAGTGTGCATGACCACAAATAGGACAAATTTGTACCTGAAAGTCAACCATGGAGAGGATTTCTTTGCGCCACTCAATGAGGAAAGCAGAACAGACGTAGAGGTGGAAGTGGGAGAAACCCTCTGCTTCAGCCTGCAGAAAACCGAGAAGAGAGTCGGACCCGGTCAACGTAACAAATACTGTATAATTAATGGAATGAATAAGTGAATTCTACAGTAGTTTTTTGCAGTGCTGCTGTTATACTGGGTTACTTTTTACTGTAAAGGTTTGTAGGTAGTGTACACTCTGCTCTACCTGGTAGGTGTCCCAGAGACGAATAGTGCAACGGAGCGGCAGCTCCCTCATCAGCAGATTGTTCATCCACCGAAAAGCAAACTGCAGATACTCCACCTCATATCTCTTGAAATGATTGTGAATGtcctctggacacacacacacacacacacacacacacacacacacacacacacacacacacacacacacacacacacacacacacacacacacacacacacacacacacacacacacacacacacacacacacacacacacacacacacacacacacacacacacacacacacacacacacacaaagatgttAAAGATGCTAATAGCTTGTATCTGGAATCAGCTGTGCATGTATGATTTTAATTCTAAACAAGCTCAAAGAGAGGCATGAGCA
The sequence above is a segment of the Anoplopoma fimbria isolate UVic2021 breed Golden Eagle Sablefish chromosome 12, Afim_UVic_2022, whole genome shotgun sequence genome. Coding sequences within it:
- the snrpg gene encoding small nuclear ribonucleoprotein G; protein product: MSKAHPPELKKFMDKKLSLKLNGGRHVQGILRGFDPFMNLVVDDSLEMGPGGQQNTIGMVVIRGNSIIMLEALERV
- the si:ch211-148l7.4 gene encoding zinc finger protein 271, with product MDGVSWSTTRAQESFSRSKTASDTLSRLASFIARADPKQHTQNQRQQPSHMATYVCKECGKGFPYATDMLHHQELKHTLPKPHRCPSCGQEFSLKSSLQLHKCNHDSSPCELCPAESQPGSPCPSCTASDPGRLQDASLHRQPRLPDGSAYSCAPCGRGFSQKQALLHHQQAGCNEPPSPSDIVDASSLPDNSPISKGGLNRSDSSVTPGPSSGAVSVCLVCSTTFRTEVGLQRHKQTYHAEQGHKTKGGGTGGEARKGGNSKVNGDLIKMPKSKTKLLDCRSCDMVFRSTSKLYMHRKEKHSREKNVMTEPRPITIKRRKVHSYPCQICRKVFLHHLSLRAHYRQHTASSSTTIQNKSQPVGSTTKDSEFLENGSNKVKPSLAEDKPVKAGPGRPRKVAKVEDKVTDPGRCREVPEVEEEEEDELEREFPCPSCAEVFSLQSRLREHVELHQSSVRRRQCSVCTSEMDTCKWPGSKRQRLYHCVPCQQGFAALDSFLEHCQEHLRVRVEEDSITEGYAHQASKA